A portion of the Blastochloris tepida genome contains these proteins:
- the cysK gene encoding cysteine synthase A, translating to MVQAAHQHATHAQFEPARTPGRGRVYDSITDTIGDTPLVRLNRLPQIKGVKATVLAKLEFFNPISSVKDRIGVAMIDALEAQGILTPDTVLVEPTSGNTGIALAFVAAARGYRLILVMPESMSIERRKMLALLGAELVLTEAAKGMKGAVARAEELVKELPRAIIPQQFKNPANPDIHRRTTAEEIWNDTQGKVDVVIAGVGTGGTITGVGQVLKARKPGVRVIAVEPEDSPVLSGGQPGPHKIQGIGAGFVPDVLDRGVIDEVVTVGNQTAFDTARALARYEGIPVGISSGAAVAAALEVGARPEFAGKTIVVIIPSFAERYLSTALFDGL from the coding sequence ATGGTTCAGGCCGCACACCAGCACGCCACGCACGCGCAGTTCGAGCCCGCCCGCACCCCGGGCCGGGGCCGCGTCTACGACTCGATCACCGACACCATCGGCGACACGCCGCTGGTGCGGCTCAACCGCCTGCCGCAGATCAAGGGCGTGAAGGCCACCGTCCTGGCCAAGCTCGAATTCTTCAACCCGATCTCCTCGGTCAAGGACCGCATCGGCGTGGCGATGATCGACGCGCTGGAGGCGCAGGGCATCCTCACGCCCGACACCGTGCTGGTGGAGCCGACGTCGGGCAACACCGGCATCGCGCTGGCGTTCGTCGCCGCCGCCCGCGGCTATCGCCTGATCCTGGTGATGCCGGAATCGATGTCGATCGAGCGCCGCAAGATGCTGGCGCTGCTCGGCGCCGAGCTGGTGCTCACCGAGGCCGCCAAGGGCATGAAGGGCGCCGTCGCCCGCGCCGAGGAGCTGGTGAAGGAGCTGCCGCGCGCCATCATTCCGCAGCAGTTCAAGAACCCGGCGAACCCGGACATCCACCGCCGCACCACCGCCGAGGAGATCTGGAACGATACGCAGGGCAAGGTCGATGTGGTGATCGCCGGCGTCGGCACCGGCGGCACCATCACCGGCGTCGGCCAGGTGCTGAAGGCGCGAAAGCCCGGCGTCCGCGTCATCGCCGTCGAGCCGGAGGATTCGCCGGTGCTGTCCGGCGGCCAGCCGGGCCCGCACAAGATCCAGGGCATCGGCGCCGGCTTCGTGCCCGACGTGCTCGACCGCGGCGTCATCGACGAGGTGGTCACCGTCGGCAACCAGACGGCGTTCGACACCGCCCGGGCGCTGGCGCGCTACGAGGGCATTCCGGTCGGCATCTCGTCGGGCGCGGCGGTGGCCGCGGCGCTCGAGGTCGGCGCGCGGCCCGAGTTCGCCGGCAAGACCATCGTCGTGATCATCCCCTCCTTCGCCGAGCGCTATCTGTCGACGGCGCTGTTCGATGGGCTCTGA